AATCGCAAAGGTCGCGGCTTCGATGCGGTCCGGGATCACCTCGTGCTCCGTTCCGTGCAGCTCCTGAACCCCCGAGATGGTAAGGGTCGGACTTCCAGCCCCTTGGATCCGGGCCCCCATCGCATTCAAAAAACTCGCCAAGTCGGTGATTTCCGGCTCGCACGCCGCGCTTTCGATGACCGTGACCCCCTCCGCCAACGTCGCCGCCATCATCACATTTGCCGTGCCCAGCACGGTCGGACCCGCCCGCCCGCCCAGAAAAAGCTCCGCCCCTCGCAGCCTGGGCGCGCGCGCCACCACATAACCGTTTTCCACCGTGATCTTCGCCCCCAAGGCTTGCAATCCCTTCAAATGAAGATCCACGGGCCTCGATCCAATCACACAGCCTCCCGGCATCGAAACCTTGGCCTTGCGCAGCCGGGCCAAAAGAGGACCCAGGATGCAAATCGAGCCGCGCATTTTCCGAATGAGATCGTAATCCCCAAACCCCTCCAACTTGCGCGCGCGCACCTTGATCACACCGGACTCGATCGACACTTCACAACCCAGCGAACTCAGGATCCGGCCCATGAATCGCACGTCGACAAGATCCGGCACCCGGCGGATCAAGCAAGGTTCCGAAGTCAACAAGGTTGCCGCCAGAATCGGCAGGACCGCGTTCTTCGCGCCGCTGATTTCGACCTCCCCATGCAAAGGAGTCCCGCCCTTGATCAGTAATGCTTCCATGATGCTGAACTATCGACCGGCCACCAAATGGCGCCGCACACGATGGTAATCCTCGATCACTTCCCTCACAATCCAGTTCTCACCGGTCAGAATCGCGGCCACGGATTCTGCCTGCCCAAAACCCACCTCCATCATCCAGACGCCCCCCGGATTCAATCGCGACGTCCCTTCCCGCGCCAGCCGCCGATAAAAATCAAGCCCATCGACACCGCCATCAAGGGCCAGACGCGGTTCGAAACAACGGACTTCCGGTTCCAAGGCCCCCAGCTCCCCTCTCGGAATATAGGGTGGATTCGACACCATGAGATCAAAGCGTTCATCCGCCTCAAGGGCTTCGAATCCATCTCCAAGACGCCAGGCGAGACGCTCGGCGCAACCCGCGCGCTCCCCGTTCGCGCGCGCGCAATCCAGCGCAGCCTTCGAAACATCAATGGCGATCACTTCGCACCGGGGTTCATGAACCGCCAGCGCAATCGCCAAACAGCCGCTCCCGGTCCCCACGTCGAGCGCGCGCAACTCCTTCGTACCGGTGCGTTCCCGCAACCAAGTCCACGCCCGCTCGGCCAGCAACTCCGTTTCCGGACGGGGAATCAACACGTCCGGCGAAACCGCAATCTCCAATCCGCAAAACACGGCGGTGCCCAGAATATATTGCAACGGCTCGCGACGTCCCCTTCGCCGCACCATCTCCCTCAATGCATCCACGGCGCTGGGTTCAAGTTCACGCTCGAAATCCAGATACAGCTTCAACCGCGGGATCTTCAACACCTGGGATAACATCCATTCCGATTGCAATCGTGGAGATTCCACCCCGCGCCGCTCCAGATACTCCGCGCTCCGTTGAATGGCTTCCAACACCCTCATACCGCCGGTCCCTGGTGCACTCCGAGAAGAGGGAGCATCCAGAGGTTTTCGGTGACCGGGTTGTCGTCGTAACGCAGACAGCCCTGTCTGCTGTGACGCAGGCTGCCCAGCCTGCCGGGCGACGAAGGGAACCCGGCGCGTGGAGAGCATGGATGGGCCTCGTTTTTCACCCGCCGGGCCGACGGGCCGTCGGCGATACGGCAGGCTGGGCAGCCTGCGCCACACGACAGACCACTTCGGAATACGCGGCTGAGAAGATCCCAGGGAACTCCGCAGTTGCGTCGCTGTCGAATCATCCGACCATTGGAGTTCATGGATCGCTCCTGATCAATCTTGTTTCAGAAGCCCGCTTCTTTATCGGTGAATCCAGAGGTTGTCGGTGACCGGCTTGTCGTGGTAACGCAAACAGTCCCGTCTGCTGTCGCGCAGGCTGCCCTGCCGGCGGGGCCACCAGGTGCGTGGAGAGCATGCAAGGGCCTCGTGCTCCTCCTCGACGAATCCAGCGCCCCATCCGATCTCGCCGCGGCCCAGCTTCTCGTCCGACCCGGGCCGCGACTGAATCAGGCGGGAGGAGTCGCCTCGCCTGTCGAGATGGAAGGAAGCAGTTCCTCAACCTTCGCGTTCAATTCGAGGAAATCGAGGACCTTGCTGTTGGCAATTTGCTGCCGGATTTCAGTGATGGCATCGCGTTCCTGCAACTGCTTCACCAATCGTTCGGGCTTGATGCCGTTTTGGCGCGCCATCATCAGGATGCGGTGGGTGATTTCCTCGTCCGTGGCCTTGATCGATTCCTTCTCGGCGATGCGGCCAAGAATGAAAGCCGTTTTGACCCGTTCCTTGGCGCTCTCGTTGGCGAAATTGTAAATCTCGTTTTTCTGCTGATCCAAAGCGTCCTTGGACAAACCCCGTTCCTGGTTCTCCTTGACGATGTCATAAACCACCGACTTGGTCGTCGCCTGGACCACGGCTTCGGGCAGCTCGAATTCCACCCGGCTCAACAGATGCCCAACCAGTTGGTCGCGCACGAGCTGTTTCCGCTTGTAGGCCGCCTCATTCTCCAAGTCGGCACGCACCCCGTCCCTCAGTTTCAACAGATCTTCCGCGCCAAACTGCTTGGCAAATTCGTCATCCAGGGACGGTAGCTTCTTCACTTTCACGCCGCGAAGGGTGACCTGGTAATCGCCTTTCTTTCCCGACAACGGCTTGGAAACAAAATCCTCGGGGAATTGCACCGATACGGACCGGGTTTCCCCGATGTTCGCGCCGATCAATTGCTCCGTGAATCCAGGAATAAAGGAATCCTTGGCCACATACATCCAGAAATCCTTCTTCTCCGTGAGGCCTCGCGCCGTGGGAGCAAATTCCGTCAAGGGTTTGCCCTCGCTCGTGCCCTGATAATCCACCACCACGAAGTCTCCATCCTGGACCGGACGCTCCACGTCCTCGAACGCCGCTCGTTCATCGCGGAGGACATTCAGGGCGCGCTCGATGTCGGCGTCGGTGACAATCCGTGTTTCGCGTTTGACCTCGATGCCCTTGTACTCCGGAAGTTCGAACTCAGGCACGATCTCGATGGTCGCCGCGAACTGGAAGGGTTTCCCTTTCTCAAACTGGATGTCCTCGATGATCGGTTCGCCGATGACCCGAAACTTCTCCTGTCTGACCGCGGCATCAAAATGTTTCCCCACAAGCTGATGGCGGGACTCGCGCTCGATGCGGGGGCCAAAGGATTTCAAAATCAGATGCTTGGGGGATCGCCCTGGACGAAATCCCGGCAATTGCGCTTGGCGGCGATACTGATCGGCCACCTCTTCGAAGCTGGCATCGACAGCCTCCGCCGGCACGTCGAATTTCAATAACTTCTTGCACGGACCCAAATGCTCAACAGTAAAATTCACAAGCGTTCCTTTCAAATCAGCGCCGCCAGAACCGGTCTAACCGGCCCCGCCCACGACCTCATCATCGTGACTCGATGAGAAAGCCGCGACTTGACGCGAGCCGGGAAAAATACGCGCCGCTACTTTTGCGCGTCAAGTCTCGCATCGCCCCTCTATTCAAGGATTCAAGGACCGTGTATCCCGATGTTGTTGGTCGGGCGGGCCTGTCCCAGCCCGCCGCCCACGGGATGCAAAACATCATGCTCCGGCGGCGGGTCGAAGGACGACCCAGCCATGCTCCGGGGCAAAATGAGAACGACTGGGGGTTGGGTCCCTGCCGTTGACTTCAGGTTCATGGAATCGGCATGCTGCACGGAAACCAACCCAAGACCGTTCTCATGAAATCCCCTGGCGTCGTTAACTTCGCCCGCGAACCCTTCAGCGTCGAACTGCGCGAAATGGAGAAACCGTCCATCGGACCCGCCGACGTGTTGCTCGAAGTGGCGTCCGTCGGCGTGTGCGGCAGCGATTTGCATCAATGGACGGGCGACCACGGTTGGCCGGTCAATTATCCGGTGGTCCTCGGGCACGAGTTTGCCGGGGTCATTCTGGAAACGGGCGCCCAAGCCCACGGTTGGAAGGAAGGCGACCGTGTCGCCAGCGAAACCGCCGCGGTCGTCGACCTCTACAGTCCGCTCACTCGGCAGGGGCTTTACAATCTGGACCCGAATCGAAAAGGTTTTGGATACGGGGTTCACGGGGCGATGACCAAGTACGTTCGCGTGCCGGC
This genomic interval from Verrucomicrobiota bacterium contains the following:
- the murA gene encoding UDP-N-acetylglucosamine 1-carboxyvinyltransferase; the protein is MEALLIKGGTPLHGEVEISGAKNAVLPILAATLLTSEPCLIRRVPDLVDVRFMGRILSSLGCEVSIESGVIKVRARKLEGFGDYDLIRKMRGSICILGPLLARLRKAKVSMPGGCVIGSRPVDLHLKGLQALGAKITVENGYVVARAPRLRGAELFLGGRAGPTVLGTANVMMAATLAEGVTVIESAACEPEITDLASFLNAMGARIQGAGSPTLTISGVQELHGTEHEVIPDRIEAATFAIAAAASDGEVTLKGGRAEHMQAVLDKLREAGVRCERRGSDLVVSRGRSLRPLDVTTLPYSGFPTDVQAQMMVLMTLANGISIITERIFESRFMHVSELARLGADIAIEGPSAIVKGGRPLSGAPVMASDLRASAALVIAGVVSRGQTVVKRIYHLDRGYEKIDSKLTRLGAKVSRIAEE
- the prmC gene encoding peptide chain release factor N(5)-glutamine methyltransferase is translated as MLSTRRVPFVARQAGQPASQQTGLSALRRQPGHRKPLDAPSSRSAPGTGGMRVLEAIQRSAEYLERRGVESPRLQSEWMLSQVLKIPRLKLYLDFERELEPSAVDALREMVRRRGRREPLQYILGTAVFCGLEIAVSPDVLIPRPETELLAERAWTWLRERTGTKELRALDVGTGSGCLAIALAVHEPRCEVIAIDVSKAALDCARANGERAGCAERLAWRLGDGFEALEADERFDLMVSNPPYIPRGELGALEPEVRCFEPRLALDGGVDGLDFYRRLAREGTSRLNPGGVWMMEVGFGQAESVAAILTGENWIVREVIEDYHRVRRHLVAGR
- the tig gene encoding trigger factor translates to MNFTVEHLGPCKKLLKFDVPAEAVDASFEEVADQYRRQAQLPGFRPGRSPKHLILKSFGPRIERESRHQLVGKHFDAAVRQEKFRVIGEPIIEDIQFEKGKPFQFAATIEIVPEFELPEYKGIEVKRETRIVTDADIERALNVLRDERAAFEDVERPVQDGDFVVVDYQGTSEGKPLTEFAPTARGLTEKKDFWMYVAKDSFIPGFTEQLIGANIGETRSVSVQFPEDFVSKPLSGKKGDYQVTLRGVKVKKLPSLDDEFAKQFGAEDLLKLRDGVRADLENEAAYKRKQLVRDQLVGHLLSRVEFELPEAVVQATTKSVVYDIVKENQERGLSKDALDQQKNEIYNFANESAKERVKTAFILGRIAEKESIKATDEEITHRILMMARQNGIKPERLVKQLQERDAITEIRQQIANSKVLDFLELNAKVEELLPSISTGEATPPA